From the Bombus vancouverensis nearcticus chromosome 3, iyBomVanc1_principal, whole genome shotgun sequence genome, one window contains:
- the LOC117154257 gene encoding INO80 complex subunit B, protein MGKTKDISSDEERTLETNEVSPQKRHKKHKHKKHKKRKVTHNDNDGFNNVATETEKKKMFRVKIKKDDEKGLEKPREKIQKTSNLSIAGASTVLSPKAATKKKVPKSSKGKDSGTSSEEERWLDAIESGKLEEVDDELKKIKPKDPKLMTARQRAMFERKTDTEPNPAVEQLMSLPTGYKEKVMTAEAIQKAALKSLKRKQLADEKREKDKKKTMERLLKKQESKASKVIGKGKPCRRQVPLVTYRLTLEGSSISLPPGEDFPLQPTEEKEPPIQTLCGVNQCKKPKKYSCSKTGVPLCSLECYKTNLALSV, encoded by the exons ATGGGTAAAACGAAAGATATAAGTTCGGATGAAGAAAGGACTTTAG AAACTAATGAAGTATCTCCACAAAAGAGACATAAAAAGCATAAACATAAAAAGCACAAAAAAAGGAAAGTTACTCACAATGATAATGATGGCTTTAACAATGTTGCTACagaaacagaaaaaaagaagatgtttcgagttaaaataaaaaaagatgatGAAAAAGG TTTAGAGAAACCTCGTgagaaaatacaaaaaacaTCTAATCTTAGCATCGCAGGTGCAAGCACTGTGCTATCACCAAAAGCTGCAACAAAGAAAAAGGTTCCAAAAAGTAGTAAAGGTAAAGATAGTGGCACTAGTAGTGAAGAAGAACGATGGCTCGATGCAATTGAGTCTGGAAAACTTGAAGAA GTGGATGATGAGCTAAAAAAGATTAAACCAAAGGATCCAAAATTAATGACAGCACGTCAAAGAGCTATGTTTGAAAGAAAGACTGATACGGAACCAAATCCAGCTGTTGAACAACTTATGTCTTTACCAACTGGATACAAAGAAAAGGTTATGACAGCTGAAGCTATACAAAAAGCTGCTCTTAAATCcttgaaaaggaaacaacttgctgatgagaaaagagaaaaagataaa AAAAAGACAATGGAAAGATTACTGAAAAAGCAAGAATCTAAAGCTTCTAAAGTTATTGGTAAAGGAAAACCTTGTAGAAGGCAAGTTCCCTTGGTTACATACCGTTTAACACTTGAAGGAAGTTCAATATCTTTACCTCCTGGAGAAGATTTTCCATTACAGCCTACAGAGGA aaAGGAACCACCCATACAAACTCTTTGTGGTGTAAATCAATGTAAAAAGCCCAAAAAGTATTCATGCTCAAAAACGGGTGTACCATTATGCAGTTTAGAATGTTATAAAACTAATTTAGCTCTATCTGTATAA
- the LOC117154258 gene encoding BTB/POZ domain-containing adapter for CUL3-mediated RhoA degradation protein 3 isoform X2 codes for MSGNHETGIKYPSEYVKLNIGGSLHYTTLGTLQKHDTMLRAMFSGRMEILPDPEGWILIDRCGKHFGTILNFLRDGSVPLPESTKEMAELLAEAKYYCISELAKSCEQALLRKEREAEPICRIPLITSQKEEQLLISSTTKPVVKLLVNRHNNKYSYTSTSDDNLLKNIELFDKMSLRFGRRVLFIKDVIGSSEICCWTFYGHGRKVAEVCCHSIVYTTDKKHTKVEFPEARIYEETLNILLYEHRNGPDQELMQATSSRGAVSGAPPCTSDEEEGN; via the exons ATGTCCGGAAACCACGAAACAGGAATTAAATATCCTTCGGAATATGTTAAGCTCAATATCGGCGGTTCTCTACATTACACTACTTTAGGGACACTCCAAAAACATGACACTATGTTACGTGCTATGTTCAGTGGCCGCATGGAAATTCTTCCAGATCCCGAAG ggTGGATACTAATAGACAGGTGCGGGAAACATTTTGGAACAATCTTGAATTTTTTAAGGGACGGTTCAGTTCCATTACCAGAAAGCACTAAAGAAATGGCAGAATTACTTGCAGAAGCAAAATATTATTGCATTAGCGAATTAGCTAAATCTTGTGAACAAGCGCTTCTTCGAAAGGAGAGGGAAGCAGAACCTATTTGTAGAATTCCACTTATTACTTCTCAAAAAGAAGAACAATTATTAATTAGCAGTACTACTAAACCAGTAGTAAAGTTGCTTGTTAATAGGCACAATAACAAATATTCATATACAAG TACATCAGATGACAATCTCTTAAAAAACATAGAATTATTCGACAAAATGTCCCTTAGATTTGGTCGTAGAGTACTATTTATTAAAGATGTAATTGGCTCCAGTGAAATTTGCTGTTGGACATTTTATGGTCATGGTCGCAAAGTTGCAGAAGTTTGTTGCCATTCAATTGTCTATACAACTGACAAAAAACACACAAAG GTTGAGTTTCCAGAGGCCAGAATTTATGAAGAaacattaaatattttgttatatgaacATCGAAATGGTCCTGACCAAGAGTTAATGCAAGCAACGTCATCGCGCGGTGCAGTCAGTGGTGCACCACCTTGTACGTCAGATGAAGAAGAGG GAAACTAG
- the IFT20 gene encoding intraflagellar transport 20 has product MADPLAKYGIYIDDLSKIRVLEPEVANQTNKLKEECQNFVSKITEFQMNSDEFIQIIDQLANEVEKEKMKTIGTRNLLRSVAKERDAQKQQIQAQIIEKSMELERLRIQHDSLKKIEMEQLETIEQLTVN; this is encoded by the exons ATGGCTGACCCTTTAGCAAAGTATGGAATTTATATTGATGATTTAAGCAAAATTCGTGTATTAGAACCAGAAGTTGCAAATCAGACGAATAAGCTTAAAGAAGAATGTCAAAATTTTGTTTCGA AAATTACCGAATTTCAAATGAATTCCGATgaatttatacaaataataGATCAGTTGGCAAATGAGGTGGAAAAAGAGAAGATGAAAACTATTGGAACTCGGAATTTACTCCGTTCTGTTGCGAAAGAAAGGGATGCTCAAAAACAACAAATTCag gcacagattatagaaaaatctatGGAACTTGAGAGACTTCGTATACAACACGATTCCCTAAAAAAGATCGAAATGGAACAGTTAGAAACTATCGAACAATTAACGGTGAATTAA
- the LOC117154258 gene encoding BTB/POZ domain-containing adapter for CUL3-mediated RhoA degradation protein 3 isoform X1, protein MSGNHETGIKYPSEYVKLNIGGSLHYTTLGTLQKHDTMLRAMFSGRMEILPDPEGWILIDRCGKHFGTILNFLRDGSVPLPESTKEMAELLAEAKYYCISELAKSCEQALLRKEREAEPICRIPLITSQKEEQLLISSTTKPVVKLLVNRHNNKYSYTSTSDDNLLKNIELFDKMSLRFGRRVLFIKDVIGSSEICCWTFYGHGRKVAEVCCHSIVYTTDKKHTKVEFPEARIYEETLNILLYEHRNGPDQELMQATSSRGAVSGAPPCTSDEEEGERSGLARLRSNKQNTN, encoded by the exons ATGTCCGGAAACCACGAAACAGGAATTAAATATCCTTCGGAATATGTTAAGCTCAATATCGGCGGTTCTCTACATTACACTACTTTAGGGACACTCCAAAAACATGACACTATGTTACGTGCTATGTTCAGTGGCCGCATGGAAATTCTTCCAGATCCCGAAG ggTGGATACTAATAGACAGGTGCGGGAAACATTTTGGAACAATCTTGAATTTTTTAAGGGACGGTTCAGTTCCATTACCAGAAAGCACTAAAGAAATGGCAGAATTACTTGCAGAAGCAAAATATTATTGCATTAGCGAATTAGCTAAATCTTGTGAACAAGCGCTTCTTCGAAAGGAGAGGGAAGCAGAACCTATTTGTAGAATTCCACTTATTACTTCTCAAAAAGAAGAACAATTATTAATTAGCAGTACTACTAAACCAGTAGTAAAGTTGCTTGTTAATAGGCACAATAACAAATATTCATATACAAG TACATCAGATGACAATCTCTTAAAAAACATAGAATTATTCGACAAAATGTCCCTTAGATTTGGTCGTAGAGTACTATTTATTAAAGATGTAATTGGCTCCAGTGAAATTTGCTGTTGGACATTTTATGGTCATGGTCGCAAAGTTGCAGAAGTTTGTTGCCATTCAATTGTCTATACAACTGACAAAAAACACACAAAG GTTGAGTTTCCAGAGGCCAGAATTTATGAAGAaacattaaatattttgttatatgaacATCGAAATGGTCCTGACCAAGAGTTAATGCAAGCAACGTCATCGCGCGGTGCAGTCAGTGGTGCACCACCTTGTACGTCAGATGAAGAAGAGGGTGAGCGTTCAGGCTTGGCTCGCCTTCGCTCCAACAAACAAAACACCAACTGA
- the LOC117154254 gene encoding putative protein phosphatase CG10417, with product MGAYLSEPITKKVSSDEAGKNVAFGASSMQGWRISQEDAHNCCIDFDENVSLFAVYDGHGGHEVATYCARNLPDFIKQTDAYKKGDIRQALLDAFLGFDATLEKPEVVSILKELAGTSTSDKKKDELNESDEEENVNNLCMEATMPLEEVMAKYQSEMNPNVKNLKNEKCSKRVCSASPYLRGRRGKEKASSSSSGAGCSSSSSSWNTNETDVSSSSQPCGSTLSNITKRNESECPGNNEAEQVLDSTTSNGNAHVSAPVGSTADVEATKSADMPDSSEDVNKKVTSPDKITCTEELNANEVELNGAESKRIEDADSSKGGGDNVSSSSCTPVENGDAGQQERITSTGRRRIQPITLYHTLLKKDNEDSEDDDDDENDETFDGVPESFSDEDDIEDIDEDESEEDEDEDEDEDEDGDANIDDDDDDDDDSESLMMDTEEPGYDSGCTAVVAVLKGNELYVANAGDSRCVLCRDGQAIELSLDHKPEDEPEMERIVKAGGKVTADGRVNGGLNLSRALGDHAYKQNVNLSPQEQMISALPDVRHITIEPEKDEFMVLACDGIWNFMSSQDVVQFIRTRLTQNYEKLSKICEELFDHCLAPDTCGDGTGCDNMTAVIVRFKSSTDAVTNSTVAEVCTAKRSLSPSKPTEENNDCIVQEDMMNSCKRLKTEATM from the exons ATGGGTGCATACCTGTCAGAACCGATTACGAAAAAAGTATCGAGCGACGAAGCAGGCAAGAATGTCGCATTCGGCGCGAGTTCCATGCAAGGCTGGCGAATTAGTCAAGAG gATGCACATAACTGTTGcatagattttgatgaaaatgtTTCATTATTTGCTGTATACGATGGCCATGGTGGTCATGAAGTAGCAACATACTGTGCACGTAATTTACcagattttattaaacaaaCTGATGCGTACAAGAAAGGAGACATTAGGCAAGCTTTACTTGATGCCTTTCTGGGCTTTGATGCCACACTTGAAAAACCTGAAGTAGTTAGTATCCTTAAAGAACTTGCAGGGACATCTACCTCAGATAAGAAAAAAGATGAGTTGAATGAATCTG ATGAAGAAGAAAATGTTAATAATCTATGTATGGAGGCAACAATGCCATTGGAAGAAGTAATGGCAAAATATCAATCAGAAATGAATCCTAATGTAAAAAATCTAAAAAACGAAAAATGCAGTAAAAGAGTATGTTCTGCGAGCCCTTATTTACGTGGTCGAAGAGGTAAAGAAAAAGCAAGCTCTTCATCATCTGGCGCCGGGTGTTCATCATCTTCGTCATCTTGGAATACAAATGAAACCGACGTGAGTAGTTCCAGCCAACCATGTGGGTCGACTTTATCTAATATAACGAAGAGAAATGAATCTGAATGTCCTGGAAACAATGAAGCTGAACAAGTTCTTGATTCAACTACAAGTAATGGAAATGCACATGTCTCTGCACCAGTAGGATCAACAGCAGATGTGGAGGCAACAAAAAGTGCAGATATGCCTGATAGCTCTGAAGATGTAAACAAAAAAGTTACAAGTCCTGATAAAATTACATGTACAGAAGAATTAAATGCAAATGAAGTAGAATTAAATGGTGCAGAATCAAAGCGAATTGAAGATGCTGATAGCAGTAAGGGTGGGGGTGATAATGTATCAAGCAGTTCATGTACTCCAGTAGAGAATGGAGATGCAGGACAGCAAGAACGTATAACTAGTACTGGTAGAAGAAGAATTCAACCTATCACTCTATATCATACTCTTTTAAAGAAAGACAACGAAGATTCTGAggatgatgatgacgatgaaaATGATGAAACATTTGATGGTGTCCCAGAAAG TTTTAGCGATGAAGATGATATAGAAGATATTGACGAAGATGAAAGTGAggaagatgaagatgaagacgaagacgaagatgaggatggAGATGCCAATatcgacgatgacgatgacgatgacgatgatagTGAAAGTCTTATGATGGATACAGAAGAG CCAGGATATGATAGTGGATGCACAGCAGTAGTTGCAGTTTTAAAAGGGAATGAATTATATGTAGCAAATGCTGGAGATTCCCGTTGTGTATTATGCAGAGATGGTCAGGCTATAGAGCTTAGTCTAGATCACAAACCTGAAGATGAACCGGAAATGGAACGTATAGTAAAAGCTGGTGGAAAAGTGACAGCTGATGGTAGAGTAAATGGTGGCCTTAATTTATCAAGGGCACTTGGGGACCATGCTTATAAACAAAATGTAAACTTATCACCGCAAGAGCAAATGATCTCTGCACTTCCTGATGTGAGGCATATCACAATTGAACCAGAAAAAGATGAGTTTATGGTGCTTGCGTGTGATGGTATCTGGAATTTTATGTCGAGTCAAGATGTTGTACAATTTATTCGTACTCGTTTGACACAAAATTACGaaaaattatcaaaaatatgtgAAGAG TTATTTGACCACTGTCTAGCACCTGATACCTGTGGAGATGGTACAGGATGCGACAATATGACGGCTGTAATAGTGCGATTTAAGTCGTCGACTGATGCTGTAACGAATAGCACTGTTGCTGAAGTATGTACTGCTAAAAGATCGCTATCGCCATCTAAACCGACAGAAGAAAATAATGATTGTATTGTGCAGGAAGATATGATGAATTCTTGTAAACGTCTTAAGACCGAAGCAACTATGTGA